One window of the Rhipicephalus sanguineus isolate Rsan-2018 chromosome 2, BIME_Rsan_1.4, whole genome shotgun sequence genome contains the following:
- the LOC125757096 gene encoding uncharacterized protein LOC125757096, translated as MPTTPLECGASPSELLMGRRLRTTIPDVQGNIRHEVLRRPQTDHSRRPLAHLSPGDTVRIKKGTWATKAKVLKSAGHPRSYTVVTENCTVLRRNRQHLLLTREPFLRNNQEYDDDDFEVKSSQSNALAHRRAECIAPSTPAQPIASTSVSSTQVPRRSLRQRRAPQRLAYDQNFVQVP; from the exons ATGCC GACCACCCCGCTCGAGTGCGGCGCATCGCCCTCTGAGCTGCTGATGGGACGACGGCTCCGCACAACTATTCCTGACGTTCAAGGCAACATCAGGCACGAGGTGCTCCGGCGTCCTCAGACAGACCACTCTAGGAGACCATTGGCGCACCTGAGCCCGGGAGATACAGTCCGGATAAAGAAAGGAACATGGGCGACGAAAGCTAAAGTACTCAAGTCTGCTGGTCACCCCAGGTCGTATACAGTCGTCACAGAAAACTGCACGGTGCTCAGGCGCAACCGGCAGCACCTGCTACTCACGCGGGAGCCCTTTCTACGCAACAACCAGgaatacgacgacgacgacttcgAGGTAAAGTCTAGCCAAAGCAACGCGCTGGCACATCGACGTGCAGAATGCATAGCTCCGTCTACGCCCGCACAGCCCATTGCCTCAACAAGTGTCTCGTCCACACAAGTCCCAAGAAGGTCGCTCAGACAACGTCGAGCGCCTCAACGTCTGGCCTACGACCAGAACTTCGTGCAAGTGCCTTGA